Proteins encoded in a region of the Suncus etruscus isolate mSunEtr1 chromosome 1, mSunEtr1.pri.cur, whole genome shotgun sequence genome:
- the FSCN2 gene encoding fascin-2 isoform X1 has protein sequence MPGNGLHQVLRVQFGLLNAADHYLTAESFGFKVNAAAPSLKRKQTWALEPGPGQGPAVLLRSCYLGRYLSAAEDGRVACEDERPGPDCRFLVRPQPDGRWALQSEPHGRFFGGTEDQLSCFATAVSPAELWTVHLAVHPQVHLRSVARQRYAHLCEQEDALATDSITPWGVDALVTLSFHSRQYRLQACDSRFLRSDGCLVREPEARAHYTLQLQAGRLAFRASDGRFLAPVGPTGTLQAGRNTRPGKDELFDLEESHPQVVLLAANHRYVSVRQGVNVSANQDEELDHETFLMQMDQDAPRCTFYASTGGFWALVTHGGIQATATQVSANTMFELEWRGRRVALKASNGRYVSMKKNGQLAACSDFLGEAWPADGRAPSGPGQGRAEQGRAGQQSRSPEAEPSRGGPPGQDEHFTLKLINRPLLVLRGPDGFVRQRRGSAHLDTNRSAFDAFRLSFSDGAYHIRGPDGGFWRTGSHGRVRGDGAGPEDFVLEFRARRRLAIRTPSGKYLRGGASGLLRADGDTPTGLALWEF, from the exons ATGCCGGGCAACGGGCTGCACCAGGTGCTGCGAGTCCAGTTCGGGCTTCTCAATGCCGCCGACCACTACCTTACGGCTGAGAGCTTCGGCTTCAAGGTGAACGCGGCGGCGCCCAGCCTCAAGAGGAAGCAGACGTGGGCGCTGGAGCCGGGCCCCGGGCAAGGCCCCGCCGTGCTGCTGCGCAGCTGCTACCTGGGCCGCTATCTGTCGGCTGCCGAGGACGGGCGTGTGGCCTGCGAGGACGAGCGGCCGGGCCCCGACTGCCGCTTCCTGGTGCGGCCGCAGCCCGACGGGCGCTGGGCACTGCAGTCGGAGCCGCACGGCCGCTTCTTCGGCGGCACCGAGGACCAGCTGTCCTGCTTCGCCACCGCAGTGTCACCGGCCGAGCTGTGGACGGTGCACCTGGCCGTGCACCCGCAGGTCCACCTGCGCAGTGTGGCCCGGCAGCGCTATGCGCACCTGTGCGAGCAGGAGGATGCGCTGGCGACCGACAGCATCACGCCTTGGGGCGTGGACGCACTGGTGACCCTCAGCTTCCACAGCCGCCAGTACCGTCTCCAGGCCTGCGACAGCCGCTTTCTGCGCAGCGATGGCTGCCTGGTGCGGGAGCCCGAGGCGCGTGCCCACTACACGCTGCAGCTCCAGGCCGGCAGGCTGGCCTTCAGGGCGAGCGACGGCCGCTTCCTGGCCCCAGTGGGGCCCACCGGCACGCTCCAGGCTGGCCGCAACACCCGGCCCGGCAAGGACGAGCTGTTCGACCTGGAGGAGAGCCACCCCCAGGTCGTGCTGCTGGCCGCCAACCACCGCTACGTGTCTGTGAGGCAAG GGGTGAACGTCTCGGCCAACCAAGATGAGGAGCTGGACCACGAGACGTTCCTGATGCAGATGGACCAGGATGCGCCCAGATGCACCTTCTATGCCAGCACCGGGGGCTTCTGGGCCCTGGTCACCCATGGTGGCATCCAGGCCACGGCCACCCAGGT CTCGGCCAACACCATGTTCGAGCTAGAGTGGAGAGGCCGCCGCGTGGCGCTCAAGGCCAGCAACGGGCGCTACGTGAGCATGAAGAAGAATGGGCAGCTGGCGGCCTGCAGCGACTTTTTGGGTGAGGCCTGGCCTGCTGATGGGAGGGCACCCAGCGGccctgggcagggcagggcagagcagggcagggcagggcagcagAGCAGGAGCCCTGAGGCTGAGCCGAGCCGCGggggtcccccaggccaggacgAGCATTTCACGCTGAAGCTCATCAACCGACCGCTGCTGGTCCTGCGTGGCCCCGACGGTTTCGTGCGGCAGCGACGAGGTTCAGCGCACCTGGACACCAACCGCTCGGCCTTCGATGCTTTCAGGCTCAGCTTTAGCGATGGCGCCTACCACATTCGAG GCCCCGATGGCGGCTTCTGGCGGACGGGCAGCCACGGGCGTGTGCGCGGCGATGGGGCTGGCCCTGAGGACTTTGTGCTGGAGTTCCGGGCCCGCCGCCGCCTGGCCATCCGCACCCCCAGTGGCAAGTACCTGCGTGGGGGTGCCTCGGGGCTGCTGCGGGCGGATGGAGACACACCCACCGGCCTTGCGCTCTGGGAGTTCTAA
- the FSCN2 gene encoding fascin-2 isoform X2 encodes MPGNGLHQVLRVQFGLLNAADHYLTAESFGFKVNAAAPSLKRKQTWALEPGPGQGPAVLLRSCYLGRYLSAAEDGRVACEDERPGPDCRFLVRPQPDGRWALQSEPHGRFFGGTEDQLSCFATAVSPAELWTVHLAVHPQVHLRSVARQRYAHLCEQEDALATDSITPWGVDALVTLSFHSRQYRLQACDSRFLRSDGCLVREPEARAHYTLQLQAGRLAFRASDGRFLAPVGPTGTLQAGRNTRPGKDELFDLEESHPQVVLLAANHRYVSVRQGVNVSANQDEELDHETFLMQMDQDAPRCTFYASTGGFWALVTHGGIQATATQVSANTMFELEWRGRRVALKASNGRYVSMKKNGQLAACSDFLGQDEHFTLKLINRPLLVLRGPDGFVRQRRGSAHLDTNRSAFDAFRLSFSDGAYHIRGPDGGFWRTGSHGRVRGDGAGPEDFVLEFRARRRLAIRTPSGKYLRGGASGLLRADGDTPTGLALWEF; translated from the exons ATGCCGGGCAACGGGCTGCACCAGGTGCTGCGAGTCCAGTTCGGGCTTCTCAATGCCGCCGACCACTACCTTACGGCTGAGAGCTTCGGCTTCAAGGTGAACGCGGCGGCGCCCAGCCTCAAGAGGAAGCAGACGTGGGCGCTGGAGCCGGGCCCCGGGCAAGGCCCCGCCGTGCTGCTGCGCAGCTGCTACCTGGGCCGCTATCTGTCGGCTGCCGAGGACGGGCGTGTGGCCTGCGAGGACGAGCGGCCGGGCCCCGACTGCCGCTTCCTGGTGCGGCCGCAGCCCGACGGGCGCTGGGCACTGCAGTCGGAGCCGCACGGCCGCTTCTTCGGCGGCACCGAGGACCAGCTGTCCTGCTTCGCCACCGCAGTGTCACCGGCCGAGCTGTGGACGGTGCACCTGGCCGTGCACCCGCAGGTCCACCTGCGCAGTGTGGCCCGGCAGCGCTATGCGCACCTGTGCGAGCAGGAGGATGCGCTGGCGACCGACAGCATCACGCCTTGGGGCGTGGACGCACTGGTGACCCTCAGCTTCCACAGCCGCCAGTACCGTCTCCAGGCCTGCGACAGCCGCTTTCTGCGCAGCGATGGCTGCCTGGTGCGGGAGCCCGAGGCGCGTGCCCACTACACGCTGCAGCTCCAGGCCGGCAGGCTGGCCTTCAGGGCGAGCGACGGCCGCTTCCTGGCCCCAGTGGGGCCCACCGGCACGCTCCAGGCTGGCCGCAACACCCGGCCCGGCAAGGACGAGCTGTTCGACCTGGAGGAGAGCCACCCCCAGGTCGTGCTGCTGGCCGCCAACCACCGCTACGTGTCTGTGAGGCAAG GGGTGAACGTCTCGGCCAACCAAGATGAGGAGCTGGACCACGAGACGTTCCTGATGCAGATGGACCAGGATGCGCCCAGATGCACCTTCTATGCCAGCACCGGGGGCTTCTGGGCCCTGGTCACCCATGGTGGCATCCAGGCCACGGCCACCCAGGT CTCGGCCAACACCATGTTCGAGCTAGAGTGGAGAGGCCGCCGCGTGGCGCTCAAGGCCAGCAACGGGCGCTACGTGAGCATGAAGAAGAATGGGCAGCTGGCGGCCTGCAGCGACTTTTTGG gccaggacgAGCATTTCACGCTGAAGCTCATCAACCGACCGCTGCTGGTCCTGCGTGGCCCCGACGGTTTCGTGCGGCAGCGACGAGGTTCAGCGCACCTGGACACCAACCGCTCGGCCTTCGATGCTTTCAGGCTCAGCTTTAGCGATGGCGCCTACCACATTCGAG GCCCCGATGGCGGCTTCTGGCGGACGGGCAGCCACGGGCGTGTGCGCGGCGATGGGGCTGGCCCTGAGGACTTTGTGCTGGAGTTCCGGGCCCGCCGCCGCCTGGCCATCCGCACCCCCAGTGGCAAGTACCTGCGTGGGGGTGCCTCGGGGCTGCTGCGGGCGGATGGAGACACACCCACCGGCCTTGCGCTCTGGGAGTTCTAA
- the FAAP100 gene encoding LOW QUALITY PROTEIN: Fanconi anemia core complex-associated protein 100 (The sequence of the model RefSeq protein was modified relative to this genomic sequence to represent the inferred CDS: deleted 2 bases in 1 codon), whose product MCPGKRLQALGSEGQARPVRLREHCGQRSYPRSGAAETRPAELPLGARDDLIRPVSGLCCGAQPAPVPRRSLNLPGRRRRRCQRDSTFSCRGEGPGRPAPPRFPARSMAAPAPRRSPAGPRVCPLAELGCPLGGLAPGRARVLGAGARVFASTGGRFVHVYDREGQLLSVSRGPGRQCGVGVGVGGLGGLGGLCGGLDHTRRPPSRQAAFEFPAPVRHLQLLPGPAALLVLGARSGLYRVSLEPASRCDLGRDGAAPRGPLPAAWPVRASEQRPMREHGAHTGRRRVLGLWRLAGSPGKDVACGHGVDCEPPLRRTPVGPDACILPDPALCAFAVCGELLVTLALGPTRWKVRRTLCPAPGEEVPPAPIGEVDLPVKVPPAGSPTQPPAPQHLPVLCHVAPTGLDPTLPGLLFGTDACILRSPLLLCGLPSGQLCAVLLDALATSHGTPSDPHALVRTIHHLQEPVVFVGALSTDPPAEGLVDTPSNCLVALGCRGRLLTVRAGRDEAGSPVLELREHQVPGPVLCAACDRGHRLFLSTPSGFCVVSLSEQGDICPISTGLCRLAALDVSTSAPGESPELLALSARGRLLACDLGLINQSLPKGGTQHIPDLLAQITTTSEKVASLQNQAEQQNQALQSLNEALAVTHALLRGQKGPEPVSCCIYAAWTRLSSGDALLACCELGVQPGFNLGQGWALCVRLLPVTRADTDTPDTATTFTVPLGPLGPGAQRFVRLPLNCAEAGAPQLPVLVSCQLFYSLWDSVGDVLDSRALPQHEGASLPLAWIELDLLHALRFPHSPGPTPCGVPRDPIDIFLEAQCRSGSEQRVPLLPPTPTAVAVTVSVQLLQATLASHHSGALQSGGGQRGVQASPHSGPRPLQTCPWAPPLRWLLSGNLDAEKAPALPRLHGVAPDGTDVHLSVREASRGTLERLPMGSEDTKGTSDRGSPRRTWDRVWTTPLCSGDCVRCWGYDLSLAYPGPQVCVSDATPDGPLQAVEIQVESPVLGVLSAAHRAITRRVQALTLEPASSHAPDFCLHHLQVLQVGREALLREIRALREQLRLGEEESPHVARHLLHTFQNLRASGPPLL is encoded by the exons ATGTGCCCAG GGAAGAGACTGCAGGCCTTGGGCAGCGAGGGCCAGGCTAGGCCAGTGCGACTGAGGGAGCACTGTGGGCAGAGGTCCTATCCCAGGAGTGGTGCTGCTGAGACCAGGCCTGCGGAGTTGCCGCTGGGCGCTCGTGACGACCTGATCAGGCCAGTGTCTGGACTGTGCTGCGGCGCCCAGCCAGCGCCAGTTCCCCGGAGGAGCCTGAACCtgcccggccgccgccgccgccgctgtcAGCGGGACTCCACGTTCAGCTGCCGTGGAGAGGGGCCGG gccgccccgccccgccccgcttTCCCGCCCGTTCCATGGCGGCGCCCGCGCCCCGCCGCTCCCCGGCCGGGCCCCGCGTTTGCCCTCTGGCCGAGCTGGGCTGCCCGCTCGGGGGGCTGGCGCCGGGCCGGGCGCGCGTGCTGGGCGCCGGGGCGCGGGTCTTCGCCTCCACCGGCGGCCGGTTTGTCCACGTGTATGACCGGGAGGGGCAGCTTCTGAGTGTGAGCCGCGGGCCGGGCAGGCAGTGCGGGGTCGGGGTCGGGGTCGGGGGCCTGGGCGGGCTCGGGGGCCTTTGCGGCGGTCTCGACCACACGCGCCGCCCGCCATCCCGCCAGGCCGCGTTCGAGTTCCCCGCGCCCGTCCGGCATCTGCAGCTGCTGCCCGGCCCCGCGGCGCTCCTGGTCCTCGGCGCCCGCAGCGGCCTCTACCGCGTGTCGCTGGAGCCCGCGAGCAGGTGCGACCTGGGGCGGGACGGGGCAGCCCCGAGAGGCCCGCTGCCTGCAGCGTGGCCGGTCCGGGCATCAGAGCAGCGGCCCATGAGAGAGCACGGTGCCCACACCGGGAGACGCAGGGTCCTAGGTCTCTGGCGCCTGGCCGG GAGTCCTGGGAAGGACGTGGCCTGCGGGCATGGAGTCGACTGCGAGCCGCCCCTGCGAAGGACCCCAGTGGGGCCAGACGCGTGCATCCTCCCGGACCCCGCACTCTGCGCCTTTGCGGTGTGTGGAGAACTGTTGGTCACCCTGGCACTGGGCCCCACCCGCTGGAAGGTGCGGCGCACACTGTGCCCAGCGCCTGGGGAGGAAGTGCCTCCAGCCCCCATCGGAGAGGTGGACCTGCCTGTGAAAGTGCCCCCAGCCGGGAGCCCAACGCAGCCCCCGGCGCCCCAGCACCTCCCCGTGCTGTGCCACGTGGCACCCACGGGGCTGGACCCGACCCTGCCTGGGCTGCTGTTCGGAACCGATGCCTGCATCCTCCGGTCCCCCCTGCTCCTGTGCGGCCTCCCTAGCGGTCAGCTGTGTGCTGTCCTCCTGGACGCCCTGGCCACCTCCCACGGCACCCCCAGTGACCCACATGCCCTTGTCAGAACCATCCACCACCTGCAAGAGCCAGTGGTGTTTGTCGGGGCCTTGAGCACGGATCCCCCGGCCGAGGGCCTGGTTGACACGCCCTCCAACTGCCTGGTGGCCCTGGGTTGTCGTGGCCGGCTGCTGACAGTCAGGGCCGGCAGGGATGAGGCCGGAAGCCCAGTGCTGGAGCTGCGGGAGCACCAGGTCCCGGGTCCCGTGCTGTGCGCTGCCTGTGACAGGGGCCACCGCCTGTTCCTCAGTACCCCCTCAGGCTTCTGTGTGGTGAGCCTATCCGAGCAGGGTGACATCTGCCCCATCAGCACGGGCCTCTGCAGACTGGCCGCCCTTGATGTGTCCACCAGCGCCCCTGGAG AGAGCCCCGAACTCTTGGCTCTGTCTGCCCGAGGCCGCCTACTGGCCTGTGACCTGGGCCTGATCAATCAGTCACTCCCCAAGGGAGGCACCCAGCACATCCCGGACCTGTTGGCCCAGATCACCACTACCTCAGAGAA AGTGGCGTCCCTGCAGAACCAGGCCGAGCAGCAGAACCAGGCTCTGCAGAGCCTGAACGAGGCCCTGGCTGTAACCCATGCATTGCTGCGTGGTCAGAAGGGCCCAGAGCCCGTGTCCTGCTGCATTTACGCTGCCTGGACACGCCTGTCATCGGGGGATGCGCTGCTGGCCTGTTGCGAGCTGGGCGTGCAGCCCGGCTTTAACCTGGGCCAGGGCTGGGCACTGTGCGTGCGCCTGCTGCCGGTCACACGTGCCGACACAGACACCCCTGACACCGCCACCACATTCACGGTGCCCTTGGGCCCGCTCGGACCAGGCGCTCAGCGCTTCGTGAGGCTGCCGCTGAATTGTGCTGAGGCCGGCGCCCCGCAGCTGCCCGTGCTGGTGTCCTGCCAGCTCTTCTACAGTCTGTGGGACAGCGTAGGGGATGTCCTGGACTCCAGGGCCCTGCCCCAGCACGAGGGAGCAAGCCTGCCCCTGGCCTGGATCGAGCTGGACCTACTCCATGCCCTGCGCTTCCCCCACTCACCTGGCCCCACCCCGTGTGGGGTCCCCCGCGACCCCATAGACATCTTCCTGGAGGCTCAGTGCAGGTCGGGCAGTGAGCAGAGGGTCCCGCTCCTGCCCCCCACTCCCACAGCGGTCGCTGTCACCGTGTCTGTGCAGCTGCTCCAGGCTACCCTGGCCAGTCATCACTCGGGTGCGTTGCAGAGTGGCGGGGGGCAGAGAGGGGTCCAGGCCTCCCCTCACTCAGGCCCGCGTCCCCTGCAGACCTGCCCCTGGGCCCCGCCACTC CGGTGGCTCCTGTCTGGGAACTTAGACGCCGAGAAGGCCCCAGCCCTGCCCCGTCTCCATGGAGTGGCCCCAGACGGGACCGATGTGCACCTCTCTGTGCGTGAGGCAAGTCGGGGAACTCTGGAAAGACTGCCTATGGGATCAGAAGATACCAAAGGCACATCAGACAGGGGGTCTCCCAGGCGCACCTGGGACAGGGTCTGG ACCACCCCTctctgctcaggggactgtgtgaggtgctggggatatGACCTGAGCCTGGCAT ACCCCGGCCCACAGGTGTGTGTCTCCGATGCGACCCCAGATGGGCCCTTGCAAGCTGTGGAGATCCAGGTGGAGAGCCCTGTGCTGGGCGTCCTGAGTGCGGCCCACCGTGCCATTACCCGGCGTGTGCAA GCCCTGACCCTGGAGCCAGCCTCGAGCCACGCCCCAGACTTCTGCCTGCATCACCTCCAGGTCCTCCAGGTTGGCCGTGAG GCACTGCTGCGAGAGATTCGGGCACTGAGGGAGCAGCTAAGGCTGGGAGAGGAGGAGTCCCCCCATGTGGCTCGGCACCTCCTCCATACTTTCCAAAACCTTCGTGCATCTGGCCCACCACTGCTGTGA
- the NPLOC4 gene encoding LOW QUALITY PROTEIN: nuclear protein localization protein 4 homolog (The sequence of the model RefSeq protein was modified relative to this genomic sequence to represent the inferred CDS: substituted 1 base at 1 genomic stop codon) produces MAESMIIRVQSPDGVKRITATKRETAAAFLKKVAKEFGFQNNGFSVYINRNRTGEIPASSSKSLNLLKIKHGDLLFLFPESLAGPSTEMETSSPLGLKAAGAPSVVEDEIDQYLSRQDGKIYRSRDPQLCRHGPLGKCVHCVPLEPFDEDYLNHLEPPVKHMSFHAYIRKLTGGADKGKFVALENISCKIKSGCEGHLPWPNGICTKCQPSAITLNRQKYRHVDNIMFENHTVADRFLDFWRKTGSQHFGYLYGRYTEHKDIPLGIRAEVAAIYEPPQIGTQNSLELLEDPRAEVVDEIAAKLGLRKVGWIFTDLVSEDTRKGTVRYSRNKDTYFLSSEECITAGHFQNKHPNICRLSPDGHFGSKFVTAVATGMXPISGPDNQVHFEGYQVSNQCMALVRDGCLLPCKDAPELGYAKESSSEQYVPDVFYKDIDKFGNEITQLARPLPVEYLIIDITTTFPKDPVSTFSISQNPFPIENRDVLGETQDFHSLATYLSQNSAAGFLDAVSDFHLLLFLVTNEVMPLQDSISLLLEAVRTRNEELAQTWRKSEQWATVEQLCSTVGVQLPGLQEYGAAGGSAHDASAAMWACQHCTFMNQPGTGHCEMCSLPRA; encoded by the exons ATCATCCGTGTGCAGTCCCCAGACGGCGTGAAGCGGATCACGGCCACCAAGAGAGAGACAGCGGCGGCTTTCCTGAAGAAG GTCGCGAAGGAGTTCGGCTTCCAGAATAACGGCTTCTCGGTCTACATCAATCGGAATAGGACCGGGGAGATCCCAGCCTCGTCTAGCAAGTCCCTCAACCTGCTGAAGATCAA GCATGGGGATCTGCTGTTCCTCTTCCCGGAGAGCCTGGCTGGCCCCTCAACCGAGATGGAAACGTCGTCCCCGCTGGGGCTGAAGGCGGCTGGTGCGCCCAGTGTGGTGGAAGACGAGATCGACCAGTACCTCAGTCGGCAGGATGGCAAGATCTACCGGAGCCGAGACCCCCAGTT GTGCCGGCATGGCCCCCTGGGAAAGTGTGTCCACTGCGTCCCCCTTGAG CCATTCGACGAGGACTACCTGAACCACCTGGAGCCACCCGTGAAGCACATGTCGTTCCACGCCTACATCCGCAAGCTCACTGGGGGTGCCGACAA GGGCAAGTTTGTGGCCCTGGAGAACATCAGCTGCAAGATCAAGTCGGGGTGTGAGGGGCACCTGCCTTGGCCCAACGGCATCTGCACTAAGTGCCAGCCCAGCGCCATCACCCTCAACCGGCAG AAGTACCGTCATGTAGACAACATCATGTTCGAGAACCACACAGTGGCTGACCGCTTCCTGGACTTCTGGAGGAAGACAGGCAGCCAGCATTTCGGATACCTGTATGGCCGCTACACAGAGCACAAGGACATCCCACTGGGCATCCGCGCAGAGGTGGCTGCCATCTACGAGCCCCCACAG ATCGGGACTCAGAACAGTTTGGAGCTGCTAGAGGACCCCAGGGCTGAAGTGGTGGATGAAATCGCTGCTAAACTTGGCCTGAGAAAG GTCGGCTGGATCTTCACAGATCTGGTGTCTGAGGACACCCGGAAAGGCACCGTCCGCTACAGCCGGAACAAG GACACCTACTTCCTGAGCTCTGAGGAGTGTATCACTGCAGGGCACTTCCAGAACAAGCACCCCAACATCTGTCGTCTCTCCCCAGATGGGCACTTTGGCTCCAAGTTTGTCACAGCTGTGGCCACAGGCATGTAGCCCATCA GTGGCCCTGACAACCAGGTGCACTTCGAGGGCTACCAGGTATCTAACCAGTGCATGGCCCTGGTGCGTGATGGCTGCCTGCTGCCCTGCAAGGACGCGCCCGAGTTGGGCTACGCCAAGGAGTCGAGTAGTGAGCAATATGTACCTGACGTCTTCTACAAG GACATCGACAAGTTCGGCAACGAGATCACCCAGCTGGCCCGGCCGCTGCCCGTGGAGTACCTCATCATTGAC atCACAACCACCTTCCCCAAGGATCCCGTGTCCACCTTTTCTATCTCTCAAAACCCGTTTCCCATTGAGAACCGGGATGTGCTTGGAGAGACTCAG GACTTCCACAGCCTGGCCACCTACCTGTCCCAGAACAGCGCGGCCGGCTTCCTGGACGCCGTCTCCGATTTCCACCTGCTGCTCTTCCTGGTCACCAATGAGGTCATGCCCCTGCAG GATAGCATCAGTTTGCTGCTGGAGGCCGTACGCACCCGCAATGAGGAGCTGGCGCAGACCTGGAGGAAGTCAGAGCAGTGGGCCACGGTGGAGCAACTGTGCA GTACCGTGGGTGTGCAGCTGCCTGGCCTGCAGGAGTACGGAGCTGCGGGGGGTTCCGCACACGATGCCTCGGCCGCCATGTGGGCCTGTCAGCACTGCACCTTCATGAACCAGCCGGGCACCGGCCACTGCGAGATGTGCAGCCTGCCCAGGGCCTAG